The Candidatus Eisenbacteria bacterium region CGTGGTCTTCTTCCCCGGACCCGGACGGGAGTCCTACATGCGGCCCGGGGAGTCCGGCGACCCCTGGTCGAACTACACCGAGCTGACGCCGCCGGTGCTCGGCTTCGACGAGGCGTGCGTGGTCGCGGCGAGCCAGTACGAGCCACTGTCGAGCTTCGGCGTCCTCTGCCACGAGTTCGGACATCTGCTGGGTCTGCCCGAGTTGTATGCGCCGGGCGGCGCCGCGCACGAGGGCATCGGCAAATGGGGGCTCATGGGGCAGGGCACCTGGGTCGGACGGGGAGAGCACCCGCCGCATCTGGACGCGTGGAGCAAGGTGAAGCTCGGCTGGGTCGACGTCGTGACCGTCGACCGGACGACGCCGGGCGTGCGGGTGCCAGCCGTGGCCACCGAGCCGGTGGTCGTGAAGATCCCGGCCGTGCCGGGAAAGCCGCAGGAGTACTATCTGCTCGAGAACCGGGAACGCACCGGAAGCGATCGCGGAATCCCCGGCGACGGCATCCTCGTCTGGCACGTCGACGAGTCCGTCGGCGGCTTCCGGACCGCACAGTCGAACCCGCGCCACAAGCTCCTCCACCTGGTGGAAGCCGACGGGCGCGGCGATCTCGATGTCGGAACGCGCAACGGCGGCAATCGCGGCGACGCGGGTGACGCCTGGGCCGGGCCGCCGCGCTGGCAGCGGCGGGTGGGCAACGTGCTCGCCTTCGCCGGCGCGGTCTACGTGATGCTGGCGCTCTATCGCACGACGCGCCGGCGCTCGCTCGTGGCGGCGCTCCTCTACGCGCTCATCGGCGGCGCCGCGCTGTGGGGCGCGGGCCGGCTGCGCGCCGGGCCCGTGTGCGGCCCGCAGACGCCGGGCATGGCGCCGTACGGCGGCGAGCCCGGCCGCGTCGTGCTGCGGAACTTCTCGCCCGCCGGCCCCGTGATGCAGGTCGACGTCCTCGTCGCCCCGGCAGGTGCTCCGGCGGCTGCGGCCCCCTCCGGGTGACCGTTGGTGCGTCGCCCCAGTGGTCGGTAAGCTAGGCGGGCCGGCGCCCTCGTATGGTCAAGCTGATCATCCAGATCCCGTGCTTCAACGAGGAGGCGTCGCTCGCCGAGACGCTGAAGGCGCTGCCGAAGCAGCTCCGCGGCGTCGACCTGATCGAGTCGCTCGTCATCGACGACGGGTCGACCGACGCGACGGCCGAGGTCGCACGCGAGGCGGGTGCCACCTACCTGCTCCGCTTTCCGGTGAATCTCGGGCTCGCGCGGGCGTTCTCGGCCGGCCTCGACGCGGCCTTGAAGCTCGGCGCCGATCTCATCGTGAACACGGACGCGGATCACCAGTATCCCGGCGCCGAGATC contains the following coding sequences:
- a CDS encoding M6 family metalloprotease domain-containing protein: MALAALLATLASGVRAAGPVPTTGDLRLLVILAGFPDRPLGEPRTHFVGGPESLVDRLVGYYAEVSSGRLRIVPHLAGPIVTLPEPRARYVQRSSALAGDALRALAAAATDEADRGALRDSQAVVVFFPGPGRESYMRPGESGDPWSNYTELTPPVLGFDEACVVAASQYEPLSSFGVLCHEFGHLLGLPELYAPGGAAHEGIGKWGLMGQGTWVGRGEHPPHLDAWSKVKLGWVDVVTVDRTTPGVRVPAVATEPVVVKIPAVPGKPQEYYLLENRERTGSDRGIPGDGILVWHVDESVGGFRTAQSNPRHKLLHLVEADGRGDLDVGTRNGGNRGDAGDAWAGPPRWQRRVGNVLAFAGAVYVMLALYRTTRRRSLVAALLYALIGGAALWGAGRLRAGPVCGPQTPGMAPYGGEPGRVVLRNFSPAGPVMQVDVLVAPAGAPAAAAPSG